In Tachyglossus aculeatus isolate mTacAcu1 chromosome 10, mTacAcu1.pri, whole genome shotgun sequence, the following proteins share a genomic window:
- the TAC3 gene encoding tachykinin-3, producing MRGDLLLVAMLVLAVGHSRGAECEVTQDQPALRGGQSKKPSDLPQLPLSLLRRLYDSRAISLDGLLGLLAQTSADPKELASPQKRDMHDFFVGLMGKRRARADGDKDAFPNFRDPKYSSSVTE from the exons ATGAGGGGTGACCTTCTGCTCGTTGCCATGCTGGTCCTCGCCGTGGGTCACAGCCGTGGGGCCGAGTGCGAGGTGACGCAGGATCAACCAGCGCTCCGCGGGGGTCAGAGCAAG AAGCCCTCAGACCTGCCCCAGCTGCCACTGTCCCTGCTCCGGAGACTGTACGACAGCCGGGCCATCTCGCTGGACGGACTGCTCGGACTTCTGGCCCAGACCAGTGCCG ATCCCAAGGAGCTTGCCTCTCCCCAAAAGC GTGACATGCACGACTTCTTCGTGGGACTCATGGGGAAGAGGCGCGCCCGGGCGG ACGGAGACAAGGATGCCTTCCCCAACTTCAGGGACCCCAAGTATTCTTCCAGTGTGACGGAATGA
- the MYO1A gene encoding unconventional myosin-Ia has translation MAASLSLLEDMVGVGDLVLLDPLTEESLLSNLQERFKHGEIYTYIGNVVVSVNPYQTLPIYGPEHVTEYRDYNFYELKPHIYAVANEAYESLRDRDRDQCILITGESGAGKTEASKLVMSFVAAVCGQGAEVNGVKEQLLQSNPVLEAFGNAKTIRNDNSSRFGKYMDIEFDFKGAPLGGVITNYLLEKSRVIKHTKGERNFHIFYQMLAGADASLLKTLKLERDSSAYNYLNYEGPGVAGVDDAACFAVVQQAMGAIGMSAAEVQQVLEVAAVVLKLGNVALRENFEASGMAASSVRDGTGLQEIGSLLSLAPQVLEKALCFRSVETNRETVVTSLTVAQALYARDALAKNIYSRLFDWVVARINKSIKVGSAEKRKVMGVLDIYGFEILKDNSFEQFVINYCNEKLQQAFIAMTLKEEQEEYVREGIPWTPVDYFDNAIICNLIENGQKGILAMLDEECLRPGSVSDATFLAKLNQLFPAHGHYESRVTQNARRVQDPSLPLSSFRIHHYAGKVTYNVAGFVDKNNDLLFRDLSQAMWRAQHPLLQGMFPEGDPKCLSRKRPPTAGSQFKVSVATLMKNLYSKNPNYIRCIKPNEQKKPRVFSEQLVGAQARYLGLLENVRVRRAGYAFRQLYGPFLQRYKMLSRATWPRWTGHPRDGVEMLLEELSLPPDETALGRTKVFIRSPKTLFHLEERRRWRLHDLATLIQAAFRAWRCRTHYQLMRKSQILISSWYRGNAQKRRYGQMRALTIRIQAFVRGWKARKEFRKYFRAGASFTLANFIYRRIVQKYLMGLQRPLPSTKVTDNQWPPVPYTFLKAADQELRRIFHLWRCKKYRDQLSPQQKMVLQEKLSASLLFKDKKALYPQSVRQPFRGDYLGLQQRPKLQRIKGATPGSVLVAETVRKVNRRSGKLSPRILLLTKSHVILVDAKGSQPKIVISLEDVAGVSLSSYNDGLFGLHLSEMSTASSKGDLLLVSDHLIELLTRLHGAIRGTTQRELPFTVAEEFSMRFKAGAKVKVSVVQHAKGPAGSLSCKMKGSHRLEVTVS, from the exons ATGGCGGCCAGTCTATCGCTGCTGGAAGACATGGTGGGGGTCGGTGACCTGGTCCTGCTGGACCCCCTGACTGAGGAGTCTCTGCTCAGCAACCTACAGGAGAGATTCAAGCATGGAGAGATCTAT ACATACATCGGGAACGTGGTGGTGTCGGTGAACCCGTACCAGACTCTGCCCATCTATGGCCCTGAGCACGTGACTGAGTATCGCGATTACAACTTCTACGAGCTGAAGCCGCACAT CTACGCTGTGGCCAACGAAGCTTACGAGTCGTTACGGGATCGGGACCGAGACCAGTGCATCCTCATCACCGGGGAGAGCGGGGCCGGCAAGACCG AGGCCAGCAAGCTGGTGATGTCGTTCGTGGCGGCCGTGTGCGGTCAGGGGGCCGAGGTGAACGGGGTGAAAGAGCAGCTGCTGCAGTCCAACCCCGTACTCGAGG cttttGGCAACGCCAAGACCATCCGCAACGACAACTCCTCCAGATTT GGCAAGTACATGGACATTGAGTTCGACTTCAAGGGAGCTCCGCTGGGAGGTGTCATCACAAAct ACTTGTTGGAGAAATCTCGAGTGATCAAGCACACGAAGGGCGAAAGAAACTTTCACATCTTCTACCAGATGCTGGCCGGAGCGGACGCCTCACTGCTGA agacccTGAAACTGGAGCGGGACAGCAGCGCCTACAACTACCTGAACTACGAGGGGCCTGGCGTGGCCGGGGTGGACGATGCAGCGTGCTTCGCGGTCGTGCAG CAGGCCATGGGGGCGATCGGAATGTCGGCGGCCGAGGTGCAGCAGGTGCTGGAGGTGGCCGCTGTGGTGCTGAAGCTGGGCAACGTGGCCCTGAGGGAGAACTTCGAGGCCAGCGGGATGGCGGCCAGCAGCGTCCGTGACGGCACAG GACTCCAGGAGATTGGGTCACTGCTGAGCCTAGCACCACAGGTGCTGGAGAAAGCGCTCTGCTTCCGGTCCGTGGAGACCAACAGGGAGACGGTGGTGACCTCCCTGACCGTGGcccag GCCCTCTATGCTCGGGACGCCCTGGCCAAGAACATTTACAGCCGCCTCTTCGACTGGGTGGTGGCCCGCATTAACAAGAGCATCAAG GTGGGCAGTgcagagaaaaggaaggtgatgGGTGTCCTGGACATCTACGGCTTTGAAATCTTGAAG gaCAACAGCTTCGAGCAGTTTGTGATTAATTACTGTAACGAGAAGCTGCAGCAGGCCTTTATCGCAATGACCCtgaaggaagaacaggaggagtACGTGAGAGAG GGTATCCCCTGGACTCCAGTGGACTACTTTGACAATGCCATCATCTGCAACCTCATCGAGAAT GGGCAGAAGGGCATCTTGGCCATGCTGGATGAAGAGTGCCTGCGGCCAGGGTCAGTCAGCGATGCCACCTTCCTGGCCAAACTCAACCAGCTGTTCCCCGCCCATGGCCACTACGAAAGCCGTGTCACCCAGAACGCCCGCCGGGTGCAGGACCCCAGCCTACCCCTCAGCTCCTTCCGCATTCACCACTACGCGGGCAAG GTGACATACAACGTGGCTGGTTTTGTGGACAAGAACAATGACCTGCTGTTCCGTGACCTGTCCCAAGCTATGTGGAGGGCCCAGCACCCCCTGCTGCAGGGGATGTTCCCCGAAGGGGACCCCAAGTGCCTCTCCCGCAAGCGCCCCCCTACAGCTGGCTCCCAGTTCAAGGTGTCCGTGGCCACCCTCATGAAGAACCTGTACAGCAAGAACCCCAACTATATCAG GTGCATCAAACCCAACGAGCAGAAGAAGCCCCGTGTCTTCTCAGAGCAACTGGTTGGGGCGCAGGCGCGCTACCTGGGGCTGCTGGAGAATGTCCGTGTGCGGCGGGCCGGCTACGCCTTCCGCCAGCTCTACGGCCCCTTCCTACAACGCTACAAGATGCTCAGCAGAGCCACCTGGCCCCGCTGGACCGGCCACCCCCG GGACGGGGTGGAAATGCTGCTGGAGGAGCTGAGTTTGCCTCCGGACGAAACCGCCCTCGGGCGGACCAAAGTCTTCATCCGCAGCCCCAAAACT CTCTTTCATCTGGAGGAACGGCGTCGCTGGCGTTTGCATGACCTGGCCACGCTGATCCAGGCAGCCTTCCGAGCCTGGCGCTGCCGCACCCACTACCAGCTCATGCGGAAGAGTCAAATTCTCATCTCGTCCTGGTACCGTGGCAACGCG CAAAAGAGACGCTATGGGCAGATGCGGGCCCTCACCATACGGATCCAAGCATTCGTGCGAGGCTGGAAG GCTCGCAAGGAATTTCGGAAATACTTCCGCGCTGGGGCCTCCTTCACCCTGGCCAACTTCATCTATCGGAGAATC GTGCAGAAATACCTGATGGGGCTCCAGcggccccttccctccaccaaGGTGACTGACAACCAGTGGCCCCCGGTTCCCTACACCTTTCTCAAGGCCGCTGATCAGGAACTGCGGAGAATATTCCATCTGTGGCGG TGCAAGAAATACCGGGACCAGCTCTCCCCGCAGCAGAAGATGGTCCTGCAAGAGAAGCTGAGTGCCAGTCTGCTGTTCAAGGACAAGAAGGCGCTTTACCCCCAGAG CGTCCGCCAGCCCTTCCGTGGGGATTACCTGGGGCTGCAGCAGCGCCCCAAGTTGCAGCGTATAAAAGGGGCAACCCCCGGGTCTGTGCTGGTGGCTGAAACAGTGAGGAAGGTCAATCGCAGGAGCGGCAAG ctgtcTCCACGGATCCTACTGCTAACGAAGAGCCATGTGATCCTGGTCGACGCCAAGGGCTCTCAGCCCAAGATCGTCATCAGCCTGGAGGACGTGGCCGGAGTCTCACTCAGCAGCTACAACGACGGGCTCTTCGGCCTGCACCTCAGTGAG ATGTCAACCGCGTCCTCCAAGGGGGATCTCCTGTTGGTCAGCGACCACCTAATCGAGCTCCTGACCCGGCTGCACGGCGCCATACGGGGCACCACCCAACGGGAGCTACCATTCACTGTGGCGGAAGA GTTTTCCATGCGGTTCAAAGCCGGCGCTAAAGTGAAGGTGAGCGTTGTCCAGCACGCCAAGGGGCCAGCTGGCAGCCTAAGCTGCAAGATGAAAGGGAGCCACCGGTTGGAGGTGACGGTGTCCTGA